A DNA window from Rhizobium sp. NLR16a contains the following coding sequences:
- the repC gene encoding plasmid replication protein RepC, giving the protein MESGSVTTPFGRRPMTFGMLANQAAARRIEPGRSIDKWKLYRALCEARPLLGITDRALSILNALLSFYPKGELSEDNGLVVFPSNAQLSLRAHGMAEQTIRRHLAALIEAGLLIRKDSPNGKRYARKEQGGEIREAFGFSLAPLLVRADEIERLAAEVAAERLQLQRLKERLTLCRRDIAKLIELAVEEGASGDWSGVHLHFRGVVERLPRSPSFEKIAAALDELELLREEITNQLEMQVKAPNQSGNARHSERHIQNSNPHCITELEPSFETKQGATADDQSEGWAEPMARIATHEGKGRPVPAASSASTAGGGLKSFPLGLVLQACPEITAYGPQGSVGTWRDLMAAAVVVRSMLGVSPSAYEQACEIMGPENAATVIACVLERAGHINSAGGYLRDLTRRAERGEFAIGPMLMALVRTNSPIRGKTG; this is encoded by the coding sequence GCGGCCGATGACGTTTGGCATGTTGGCAAACCAGGCCGCTGCCCGAAGGATCGAGCCGGGCCGATCGATTGACAAGTGGAAACTCTATCGCGCCCTGTGCGAGGCCAGGCCGCTGCTCGGCATTACCGATCGGGCGCTCTCTATCCTGAACGCCTTGCTGAGCTTTTATCCCAAGGGAGAGCTCTCCGAGGACAATGGCCTGGTCGTCTTTCCTTCGAATGCGCAGCTCTCTTTGCGCGCGCATGGAATGGCGGAGCAGACGATCCGCCGCCATCTGGCGGCGCTGATCGAGGCCGGATTGCTGATCCGCAAGGACAGCCCGAACGGCAAGCGTTACGCCCGCAAGGAGCAGGGCGGGGAGATCCGTGAGGCATTCGGCTTCTCGCTGGCGCCGCTGCTTGTGCGCGCTGACGAGATCGAGCGGCTGGCGGCGGAGGTGGCAGCCGAGCGATTGCAACTGCAGCGGCTCAAAGAGCGCCTGACGCTTTGCCGGCGCGACATCGCCAAGCTCATCGAGTTGGCCGTGGAAGAGGGGGCCTCTGGTGATTGGAGCGGGGTTCACCTGCATTTTCGAGGCGTCGTCGAACGGCTGCCGCGGTCGCCATCCTTCGAGAAGATCGCCGCCGCGCTCGACGAACTGGAACTGCTGCGCGAAGAAATCACCAATCAGTTGGAAATGCAGGTCAAAGCTCCAAATCAAAGCGGCAATGCCCGACATTCTGAGCGGCACATACAGAATTCAAATCCACACTGCATTACTGAACTTGAACCAAGCTTCGAAACGAAGCAGGGAGCAACGGCAGACGACCAATCGGAAGGTTGGGCCGAGCCGATGGCCAGAATAGCGACACATGAAGGGAAGGGCAGGCCCGTGCCGGCTGCAAGCTCAGCCTCGACTGCCGGCGGCGGGCTCAAATCGTTCCCGCTGGGCCTGGTGCTGCAGGCCTGCCCAGAGATCACTGCCTATGGACCGCAGGGCTCGGTGGGCACATGGCGCGATCTGATGGCGGCAGCTGTCGTCGTGCGCTCGATGCTCGGAGTGAGCCCCTCGGCCTATGAACAGGCCTGCGAGATCATGGGGCCTGAAAATGCGGCTACCGTCATAGCGTGTGTGCTTGAAAGGGCAGGGCACATCAATTCCGCCGGTGGTTACCTCCGTGA